In Brassica rapa cultivar Chiifu-401-42 chromosome A06, CAAS_Brap_v3.01, whole genome shotgun sequence, a single window of DNA contains:
- the LOC103827928 gene encoding G-box-binding factor 4 — translation MASFKVMHSPTSTNSDPSRRIPSSSIRPRRDPNARILGGYDGYSPAAMTVEGILHETFASDPPATDSSLLMDASPTATVSGGTDTRGKSVDEVWRGMKEEEEMMTLEDFLAKATGEDGGGESDDVDVKIPPAESYGFDHHNPFQMIDKVEGSIVAFGNGVDVYGGGARGKRARVMMEPLDKAAAQRQRRMIKNRESAARSRERKHAYQVELETLAAKLEEENEKLSVEIEEKRKERYQKLMEFVIPVVERPKQEPRFLRRIRSLEW, via the coding sequence ATGGCGTCCTTTAAGGTGATGCATTCTCCCACTTCTACAAACTCGGATCCATCTCGTCGCATCCCTTCTTCCTCCATAAGACCTCGGCGAGATCCCAACGCGAGGATCCTCGGCGGTTACGACGGTTACAGTCCCGCCGCGATGACGGTTGAAGGTATTCTCCACGAGACTTTCGCATCGGATCCACCGGCGACGGATTCTTCGCTCCTGATGGATGCTTCTCCGACGGCGACGGTTTCCGGAGGAACGGACACGCGGGGGAAGAGCGTCGACGAGGTGTGGAGAGGGatgaaggaggaagaagagatgatgACGTTAGAGGATTTCTTAGCGAAGGCCACTGGTGAAGACGGAGGAGGAGAGTCGGATGACGTGGATGTGAAGATTCCTCCGGCGGAGAGTTACGGATTCGATCATCACAACCCTTTTCAGATGATTGATAAAGTGGAAGGATCGATCGTTGCGTTTGGGAACGGTGTGGATGTCTATGGAGGAGGAGCGAGAGGGAAGAGAGCGAGAGTGATGATGGAGCCTTTGGATAAAGCCGCTGCGCAGAGACAGAGGAGGATGATCAAGAACCGTGAGTCTGCTGCTAGGTCTAGAGAGAGGAAGCACGCTTACCAAGTTGAGTTGGAGACTTTAGCTGCCAAGCTTGAGGAGGAGAATGAGAAGCTTTCTGTGGAGATTGAAGAGAAGAGGAAAGAGAGGTACCAGAAGCTGATGGAGTTTGTGATCCCCGTGGTTGAGAGACCTAAGCAGGAACCTCGGTTCTTGCGCAGGATTCGATCTTTGGAGTGGTAA
- the LOC103827929 gene encoding glutathione gamma-glutamylcysteinyltransferase 1, with protein MCTRINALFTYSNLIITPKVKGYAKLFAPTFPNLPVRSLSLSQHIYTNYYPSKKPVVMAMASLYRRSLPSPPAIDFSSSEGKKIFNEALQKGTMEGFFRLISYFQTQSEPAYCGLASLSVVLNALSIDPGRKWKGPWRWFDESMLDCCEPLEVVKEKGISFGKVVCLAHCSGAKVEAFRTNQTTIDDFRKLVMKCSTSENCHMISTYHRGVFKQTGSGHFSPIGGYNAERDMALILDVARFKYPPHWVPLKLLWEAMDSIDDSTGKRRGFMLISRPHREPGLLYTLSCKDESWISIAKYLKEDVPRLVSSQQVDSVEKILSVVFKSLPSNFNTFIRWVAELRIAEDTKQNLSAEEKSRLNLKQVVLKEVHETELFKHISKFLSTVGYEDSLTYAAAKACCQGAEILSGCSSKEFCCRETCVTCVKGPGEAEGTVVTGVVVRDGSEQNVDLLVPSTQTNCECGPEANFPAGNDVFTVLLLALPPQTWSGIKDQALMQEMKQLISMASLPTMLQEEVLHLRRQLQLLKRCQENKEEEDFAAPAF; from the exons atgtgtacaaGAATCAACGCCTTGTTCACATATTCAAATCTCATCATCACACCGAAAGTTAAAGGTTACGCAAAGTTATTCGCTCCTACTTTTCCGAATCTTCCAGTGCGATCTTTGTCACTTTCTCaacatatatatactaattattatCCCTCCAAGAAACCTGTCGTAATGGCTATGGCGAGTCTCTACCGGCGATCTCTTCCTTCTCCTCCGGCCATTGACTTTTCTTCTTCCGAAGGCAAG AAAATATTCAATGAAGCGCTTCAGAAAGGCACTATGGAAGGATTTTTCAGGTTGATTTCTTATTTCCAGACGCAGTCTGAACCTGCTTATTGTGGCTTGGCTAGCCTCTCTGTGGTGTTGAACGCTCTTTCTATTGATCCTGGACGTAAATggaaag GGCCTTGGAGGTGGTTTGATGAGTCGATGCTGGACTGCTGCGAGCCACTGGAAGTAGTCAAGGAAAAGGGGATTTCATTTGGGAAAGTTGTCTGTTTGGCTCACTGTTCTGGAGCCAAAGTGGAGGCTTTCCGCACTAATCAGACCACCATTGACGACTTTCGCAAGCTTGTGATGAAATGCTCCACCTCTGAGAATTGCCATATGATCTCAACGTATCACAGAGGGGTGTTTAAGCAG actgGGTCTGGTCACTTTTCACCTATAGGTGGCTATAATGCTGAGAGAGATATGGCTTTGATTCTTGATGTTGCACGTTTCAAGTATCCTCCCCATTGGGTTCCTCTTAAACTTCTTTGGGAAGCCATGGACAGCATTGATGATTCAACAGGAAAACGTAGAGG GTTCATGCTCATATCTAGACCCCACAGAGAACCAGGATTGCTCTATACTCTG TCCTGCAAAGATGAGAGCTGGATCAGCATAGCCAAGTATTTAAAGGAAGATGTTCCTCGTCTTGTGAGTTCACAGCAAGTAGATAGCGTGGAAAAAATCTTATCAGTTGTGTTCAAGTCACTTCCGTCAAATTTCAACACATTCATCAGATGGGTGGCTGAGCTCAGAATAGCGGAGGACACAAAACAAAACCTCAGCGCTGAGGAGAAATCAAGGCTAAACTTAAAG CAAGTGGTGCTGAAAGAAGTGCATGAAACAGAACTGTTCAAACACATCAGTAAGTTCTTATCCACTGTGGGCTACGAAGACAGTCTGACATATGCGGCTGCAAAGGCTTGTTGCCAAGGAGCTGAAATCTTGTCCGGATGCTCATCAAAAGAGTTTTGTTGTCGGGAAACTTGCGTCACATGTGTCAAAG GTCCTGGCGAGGCAGAAGGCACAGTGGTGACTGGAGTTGTGGTGCGTGACGGGAGCGAACAAAATGTTGATCTACTGGTGCCATCGACTCAAACTAACTGTGAATGTGGTCCAGAGGCAAACTTTCCAGCAGGAAACGATGTGTTCACTGTACTTCTGTTGGCTTTACCTCCACAGACATGGTCAGGGATCAAAGACCAAGCTCTTATGCAAGAAATGAAGCAGCTCATTTCCATGGCTTCCCTCCCAACTATGCTTCAAGAAGAG GTATTGCATCTTCGACGCCAACTTCAGCTGCTAAAAAGATGCCAAGAGaacaaggaggaggaggatttCGCTGCACCTGCCTTTTGA
- the LOC117126159 gene encoding uncharacterized protein LOC117126159: MRKKKPKKSPSAKLSKSLGSSPPTKPPPSISPPPICDEGNLISPVVEEAFDAHLGSPAVVDAQPTRDSADLIPLHVDSDFAKTVIVDCSTDPSSDKIAPLNPQIELSPAVLPGSSSISPPVEAVSEEVFSLSNVELAKADAKDAPLGSQSAVPKDPSPPVLEEKEVKAQMASTDSWCDRAKGVKQLSKKGEAFTLPSGEACIKIPNSVIEKNRKSWEPFVLGQFYSDPPSQGTLHNIVNGIWSKHYRDIAVSKMEGFSFLFRIPNAATRSRVIKQKLWQIEGQTMFVDKWEPGIIPTKPELTSAPIWLELRKVPFQFFNEDGLERIAGLVGHPKFLHPSTANKTNLEVAKVFTIIDPRKPLPEAVNVQFDSGVISRVLVSSPWMPPVCGFCKEIGHSTRRCPTAPKPCSVCSSSDHISSKCPQAPKSEVRGRKTRRSRSRNKQKWVVMDPQKALTLPQIEQSPPASPAVTPQVKTSLVDVSLQSKLGTEKDMARGEPSGSSDHLRSNLPRSVSANSRSSQPDLQPDSSDLTSRRVSLASMSSTLKWENLVGVAPICLVTIISKSLQMITAEVMWPSVQTKIIVSIIYASNDSEERLHLWSELEALVLALHSKPWIILGDFNQIRDPTEHSKPASLNLDKKMRDLNQSLLSAGVDDLNFRGNTFTWWNKQKLNPIAKKLDRALVNEDWYFEFPSSVAYFGSPEFSDHAVVSILLDPSIAKAKKPFSCWFSFNVTGSAMFRVSRKLKLLKKCIKDYSKQNYSGIEKRTAQALEKLVNAQNIMLACPTTHNAEVELKEMRVWEELSTAETSFFFQRSRINWLTYGDGSSRLFHRYAASRQAINHIHFLVGDNGVRIDSLPAIQEQCINYFSDLLGGPASPTMFEQSDLDLLFDFKCSAEHAANFRKEFSSMDIKDTFFSLPKNKTGGPDGYSSEFFTASWSVVGPEVTEAVKEFFRSGSILKQWNAANLVLIPKIPNASHPSEFRPISCLNTIYKVIAKLLASRLKEILPLMISKAQSAFLPGRLLAENVLLATDLVNGYNTRNITARGMLKVDLRKAFDSVRWDFILASLRALEIPQSYINLISQCLTTASFSVSVNGSTGGFFKSSRGIRQGDPLSPYLFVLAMECFSRLLLSRYEAGSIGYHPRTESLKISHLMFADDVMVFFDGSSNSLHGISECLDDFASWSRLHMNASKTELFTAGLDHGETQAIASYGFPTGNLPIRYLGLPLMSRKLKIAEYAPLMNKITKSFNAWSVKLLSFAGRLQLLRTVIFGLINFWVSAFMLPKGCIAAIESLCSRFLWSGNIDKKGIAKIAWTTVCLPKKEGGLGLRSINVWNQVLGLRFVWLLLSNAPSLWVDWHKSFHLTGNSFWTIEPSSSDSWAWKRLLKLRPLALQFCNSVVGNGVSTRFWLDVWTPFGQLINHLGPGGPRALRLRKEATVADATNGANWSLPHPRSDQEVELHSYLTTLSLPLPTDIDDCFEWKAADSPMNVFTSQATWEVLRPRQPIQPWHDIVWFKGAVPKLAFTMWVANYDRLPTRARLASWGLSIPIICPFCNAMPETRDHLLLSCQYSSQVWSLVFSRCSSSQRRIADWDELLSWIRAAQSRTNLLLRKLASQAVVFHLWKQRNNLIHNNASMPAASVFRDIDKVMFLSKVLDAVDPSCFFLSFCQDVSN, from the exons atgaggaagaagaaaccCAAAAAGTCCCCGTCGGCGAAGCTCTCGAAATCGTTGGGCTCTTCTCCACCGACCAAGCCTCCGCCGTCTATCTCTCCGCCCCCCATTTGCGATGAAGGAAACCTCATCTCTCCAGTCGTAGAGGAAGCTTTTGATGCCCACCTTGGCTCCCCAGCTGTAGTGGATGCTCAACCAACTCGCGACTCCGCAGATCTGATCCCCCTTCATGTTGATTCTGATTTTGCGAAGACAGTGATCGTTGATTGCTCGACGGATCCATCTTCAGACAAGATCGCACCCCTAAACCCCCAAATCGAGTTGAGCCCCGCAGTGTTGCCTGGTAGCTCCTCGATCTCACCACCAGTCGAAGCAGTGTCGGAGGAAGTCTTTTCGTTATCAAATGTGGAATTAGCTAAAGCTGATGCCAAGGACGCGCCCTTGGGCTCGCAGTCTGCTGTTCCAAAGGACCCTTCTCCTCCGGTTCTCGAAGAGAAGGAGGTTAAAGCTCAGATGGCGTCCACCGATTCTTGGTGCGATCGAGCAAAAGGAGTTAAGCAACTGTCTAAAAAAGGCGAAGCTTTCACCCTCCCTTCGGGGGAAGCATGTATCAAGATTCCCAACTCTGTGATTGAGAAGAATCGCAAGTCCTGGGAACCATTTGTGCTTGGTCAATTCTACTCCGACCCTCCTTCTCAGGGAACTTTACATAACATTGTGAATGGGATATGGAGTAAGCACTACAGGGACATTGCCGTCTCAAAAATGGAAGgcttttcctttttgtttcgAATCCCAAATGCTGCGACGAGAAGTAGAGTGATTAAGCAGAAGCTGTGGCAGATTGAAGGGCAGACCATGTTTGTGGACAAATGGGAACCTGGTATTATTCCCACAAAGCCTGAGCTCACCTCTGCCCCTATCTGGCTTGAACTGCGGAAGGTCCCCTTCCAGTTCTTCAACGAAGACGGTCTAGAGCGTATAGCGGGTCTGGTGGGTCACCCCAAGTTCCTGCACCCTTCGACTgcaaataaaactaatttagAAGTGGCTAAAGTTTTTACCATCATTGATCCAAGGAAGCCGCTTCCTGAGGCGGTAAATGTACAGTTCGACTCCGGGGTCATTAGTAGAGTGCTTGTTTCAAGTCCTTGGATGCCTCCGGTGTGCGGATTCTGCAAAGAGATCGGTCATTCTACTAGAAGATGCCCGACCGCCCCCAAGCCTTGCTCTGTGTGTAGCTCGTCTGATCATATTTCATCGAAATGTCCTCAAGCTCCAAAATCCGAAGTTAGAGGGAGGAAGACCAGGAGAAGCAGATCAAGAAACAAGCAGAAATGGGTAGTGATGGATCCTCAAAAGGCGCTTACCTTGCCGCAAATTGAACAGTCTCCGCCAGCCTCTCCTGCAGTTACTCCGCAAGTTAAGACTAGTCTGGTGGACGTGTCTCTTCAATCAAAATTGGGCACAGAGAAAGATATGGCAAGAGGAGAGCCTAGTGGCTCATCTGATCACCTTCGTTCGAATCTCCCAAGAAGTGTATCCGCTAACTCGCGTTCCTCTCAGCCTGACCTGCAACCCGACTCATCAGATCTGACCTCGAGGAGGGTGAGTTTAGCAAGCATGAGCTCGACTTTGAAGTG GGAAAATTTGGTTGGTGTGGCACCCATCTGTTTGGTCACTATAATCTCCAAGTCCCTTCAGATGATCACTGCTGAGGTTATGTGGCCTTCGGTTCAGACTAAGATCATCGTCTCCATTATCTACGCCTCTAACGACTCAGAGGAACGATTACATCTGTGGTCGGAGTTAGAGGCTCTGGTGCTCGCTCTGCATTCCAAACCCTGGATTATCCTAGGTGACTTTAACCAGATTAGGGACCCCACCGAGCATTCCAAGCCGGCATCTCTGAACTTGGACAAGAAAATGAGGGATTTAAATCAGAGTCTGCTGTCCGCTGGTGTGGACGATTTGAACTTCAGGGGTAACACTTTCACCTGGTGGAATAAGCAGAAGCTGAATCCGATAGCTAAGAAGCTTGACCGAGCCTTGGTTAACGAAGATTGGTACTTTGAGTTTCCCTCCTCGGTCGCCTATTTTGGGAGCCCGGAGTTCTCGGATCACGCGGTTGTCTCCATCCTGCTTGACCCCTCCATCGCCAAGGCTAAAAAGCCCTTCAG TTGCTGGTTCTCTTTTAATGTCACAGGTTCAGCAATGTTTAGGGTCTCCCGTAAACTGAAGCTGTTAAAGAAATGCATTAAGGACTACAGCAAGCAGAACTACTCAGGAATCGAAAAAAGAACGGCTCAGGCCCTTGAAAAGTTGGTGAACGCGCAGAACATCATGCTGGCTTGTCCCACAACGCATAACGCGGAGGTTGAGCTTAAAGAGATGAGGGTTTGGGAGGAGCTGTCAACTGCTGAGACCTCTTTCTTTTTTCAGAGATCGAGGATCAACTGGTTAACTTATGGTGATGGTAGCTCGCGCCTGTTCCATAGATATGCAGCGTCAAGGCAAGCAATCAACCATATACACTTCCTTGTCGGTGACAATGGAGTGAGAATTGACTCTCTCCCTGCGATCCAGGAACAATGTATCAACTACTTCTCTGACCTCTTGGGTGGTCCTGCTTCGCCTACTATGTTTGAGCAGAGTGATCTTGACCTCTTATTCGACTTTAAGTGCTCAGCGGAACATGCGGCAAATTTCAGGAAAGAGTTCTCGTCGATGGATATTAAAGACACTTTTTTCTCTCTCCCCAAAAATAAAACAGGGGGGCCTGACGGCTATTCTTCGGAATTCTTCACCGCCTCATGGTCTGTGGTTGGTCCGGAAGTGACTGAGGCTGTCAAGGAGTTCTTTCGTTCTGGTTCTATTCTCAAGCAATGGAATGCGGCTAACCTCGTACTGATTCCCAAAATTCCTAACGCTTCAcatccgtcggaatttcgtccTATCTCTTGCCTCAATACAATATACAAGGTGATTGCTAAGCTGCTGGCGTCAAGATTAAAGGAAATTCTTCCTCTCATGATCTCTAAGGCGCAGTCTGCTTTCCTTCCTGGCCGGCTCCTAGCGGAAAATGTCCTTCTGGCTACTGATCTGGTAAATGGCTACAACACCAGGAACATAACCGCAAGAGGAATGCTGAAGGTAGATCTCAGGAAAGCGTTTGACTCGGTCAGATGGGACTTCATCTTGGCCTCGCTTAGAGCTCTGGAAATACCGCAGAGCTACATCAATCTGATCTCGCAATGCCTCACGACTGCTTCGTTCTCTGTCTCGGTTAATGGCTCTACCGGTGGTTTTTTCAAGAGCTCTAGAGGTATTAGACAGGGGGACCCTCTGTCCCCCTATCTCTTTGTGTTAGCTATGGAGTGCTTCTCGCGACTGCTCCTGTCGAGGTACGAAGCGGGAAGCATAGGCTACCATCCAAGAACAGAGAGCTTAAAGATATCCCACTTGATGTTCGCGGATGATGTCATGGTCTTCTTTGATGGCAGTAGCAACAGCTTGCATGGTATCTCGGAATGTCTCGATGATTTTGCCTCATGGTCTCGCCTGCACATGAATGCATCGAAGACTGAGCTATTCACTGCGGGACTTGACCATGGTGAAACCCAAGCTATCGCTAGCTATGGTTTCCCCACTGGTAACCTCCCCATAAGATACCTTGGACTTCCCCTTATGAGCCGCAAGTTAAAAATAGCGGAATATGCTCCTCTCATGAACAAGATCACTAAAAGCTTCAATGCATGGTCAGTTAAGCTCCTATCGTTCGCGGGTAGGCTTCAACTCCTAAGAACTGTGATTTTTGGGCTCATCAACTTCTGGGTCTCTGCTTTTATGCTACCAAAGGGATGCATCGCGGCTATAGAATCTCTATGTTCTCGATTCCTATGGTCTGGCAACATCGATAAGAAGGGCATTGCAAAGATAGCTTGGACCACAGTGTGTCTACCAAAGAAAGAAGGAGGGTTGGGTTTAAGAAGCATCAATGTCTGGAATCAAGTCCTAGGTCTGAGGTTTGTCTGGTTATTGCTCTCTAACGCCCCCTCTCTTTGGGTGGACTGGCACAAGAGTTTTCACCTCACTGGTAATTCGTTTTGGACTATTGAGCCATCATCATCGGACTCTTGGGCTTGGAAACGATTACTGAAGCTTAGACCCCTGGCGCTTCAGTTTTGCAACTCGGTGGTGGGTAATGGGGTAAGCACGAGGTTCTGGTTAGATGTATGGACTCCTTTTGGCCAGTTAATTAACCACCTTGGCCCTGGGGGTCCTAGAGCGCTTCGACTGAGAAAGGAAGCCACGGTCGCTGATGCTACAAATGGCGCAAACTGGTCACTACCTCACCCAAGATCTGATCAGGAAGTGGAACTTCACTCTTATTTAACTACCTTATCTCTTCCATTACCTACTGATATTGATGATTGTTTTGAGTGGAAAGCTGCTGACTCTCCGATGAATGTTTTTACCTCACAGGCCACCTGGGAGGTGCTACGACCGAGACAGCCGATTCAACCCTGGCACGACATTGTGTGGTTCAAAGGAGCTGTCCCGAAGCTCGCTTTCACGATGTGGGTAGCTAACTACGACAGATTACCAACAAGAGCTAGACTGGCGTCATGGGGTCTCTCTATTCCCATTATCTGCCCCTTCTGTAACGCAATGCCTGAAACCAGGGACCATCTGCTCCTCTCATGCCAATATAGCTCTCAAGTATGGTCTTTAGTCTTCAGTAGATGCAGTAGTTCTCAGCGGAGAATTGCAGACTGGGATGAGCTTTTATCTTGGATTCGAGCCGCCCAATCTAGGACAAACCTTCTGCTAAGGAAGCTGGCTTCGCAAGCGGTTGTGTTCCATCTTTGGAAGCAGAGGAACAACCTGATCCATAACAACGCCTCTATGCCTGCAGCAAGCGTTTTCAGGGATATTGACAAG GTGATGTTTTTGTCCAAAGTGTTGGATGCTGTTGATCCATCttgttttttcctttctttttgccAAGATGTATCGAACTAA
- the LOC103828122 gene encoding uncharacterized protein LOC103828122, with protein sequence MNTKTMRLPPRRMLTSDKRILPSVAEKPTETTGATNQPPPPTTTAAGPNQLLAGYLAHEYLNKGTLFGEQWSPARAEARKNKASHETEPSDYKRRRYVEVADILRADGAFMPGIVNPSQLARSLKL encoded by the coding sequence ATGAATACCAAAACGATGCGTCTTCCGCCACGTCGTATGCTGACGTCAGACAAAAGAATTCTCCCGAGTGTCGCTGAAAAACCGACTGAGACCACCGGCGCAACAAATCAACCACCGCCGCCGACGACTACCGCCGCCGGTCCGAATCAGCTCCTTGCGGGATATTTGGCTCACGAGTATCTCAACAAGGGCACACTCTTCGGAGAGCAGTGGAGTCCGGCTCGAGCCGAGGCGAGGAAGAATAAGGCGAGCCATGAAACAGAGCCAAGTGATTATAAACGGAGGAGATATGTGGAGGTAGCTGATATCCTCAGGGCAGACGGGGCCTTCATGCCAGGTATCGTCAACCCTTCACAGCTTGCCCGATCCCTTAAACTGTGA
- the LOC103827931 gene encoding nuclear polyadenylated RNA-binding protein 3, with amino-acid sequence MGCFPGCFGGRKNRRRQRRREDPRSNKISEGCTKDVSVSIVEEVPKSAKDVRIPTAVEEVTKVSVIPTTHICEEKAEERNSPSPSLSRKRVTFDSKVKTYEHVAVDESIEEEEVKSNQAPCSSEGSDVTSNSSTSFPSNHRYQNCRESDDEEEEDAVSACDESDPEDDDDDDGGLLDEDYYDDDYEEKQHNWDNNKVYTEEIPDNVLNKDKSNTSARDRTGYVNAVLNPIENLSQWKAVKSKGRTMQTQSRKENNVTLISDQEHKLNASFSLQEPQVVDELPSFSLKPKSRDGIKRSQEVPAVDASLSTWLSTSKTTTSGCSSVSMGVQSYDERPILGALTSEEIKQFSATNSPRQSPSRSPESPIIGTVGGYWNSHSMATSR; translated from the exons ATGGGTTGCTTTCCAGGTTGCTTCGGTGGCCGGAAGAATCGCCGGCGTCAGAGGCGCAGGGAGGACCCTCGTTCCAAC aaAATCTCCGAGGGTTGTACAAAGGATGTTAGCGTTTCTATTGTTGAGGAAGTTCCCAAGTCTGCAAAGGATGTTAGGATTCCTACTGCTGTTGAAGAAGTGACTAAGGTTTCTGTCATTCCGACCACTCACATCTG TGAAGAGAAAGCTGAGGAGAGAAACAGTCCGAGCCCGAGTCTAAGTCGTAAGAGAGTGACTTTTGACTCCAAGGTGAAAACGTATGAACACGTTGCAGTAGATGAATCTATTGAAGAAGAGGAGGTGAAGTCGAATCAGGCTCCATGTTCATCAGAGGGGAGTGATGTTACTTCCAACTCGTCAACTTCTTTTCCTTCAAACCATAGATACCAGAATTGCAGAGAAAGTGAcgatgaggaagaagaggatGCTGTATCAGCTTGTGATGAAAGTGATccagaagatgatgatgatgatgatggtggtcTGCTTGATGAAGACTATTATGATGATGATTACGAGGAGAAGCAACACAACTGGGATAACAACAAAGTTTACACCGAGGAGATTCCCGATAATGTTTTGAATAAAGACAAGTCTAACACGAGCGCTAGAGACAGAACCGGATATGTCAACGCTGTACTGAACCCCATCGAGAATCTCTCCCAGTGGAAAGCAGTGAAATCCAAAGGAAGAACAATGCAGACGCAGTCTCGAAAGGAGAACAACGTGACTCTCATCTCCGATCAAGAACACAAACTAAATGCATCCTTCAGCTTACAAGAGCCTCAGGTTGTTGATGAGTTACCTTCATTCAGCTTGAAACCAAAATCAAGAGATGGAATCAAGAGATCTCAAGAAGTACCAGCTGTTGACGCTAGCCTCTCAACATGGTTATCTACATCGAAGACCACGACCAGCGGATGCAGCAGCGTCTCTATGGGTGTTCAAAGCTACGATGAAAGACCTATACTGGGCGCGTTGACTTCAGAGGAGATAAAACAGTTCTCAGCAACGAACTCTCCAAGGCAATCTCCAAGTCGGAGCCCTGAATCACCTATTATCGGAACAGTTGGTGGCTATTGGAACAGTCACTCAATGGCCACAAGCAGGTAG